One genomic segment of Paraburkholderia caffeinilytica includes these proteins:
- a CDS encoding 3-hydroxyacyl-CoA dehydrogenase — MTSRNFSIETIGIVGTGAMGRGIAQIAALAGLTVRLYDTNPAAIGAARDYLAETFAKLTAKGKLDQARSLAALANVSGAQVVGDLADCDLVVEAIVEKLDVKQALFRELETVVSGRCVLASNTSSLSITAIAAGCTNPSRVAGFHFFNPVPLMKVVEVIDGLRSDPAAGDALMELARRMGHTPVRAKDMPGFIVNHAGRGMNTEGLRVAGEGVASFADIDRIMREQAGFRLGPFELLDLTALDVSHPVMESIYHQFYEEPRFTPSPITGTRLAGGLIGRKTGEGFYRYDDGKQQVPAEAPAPTELPNSVWVSKRYPQAHEAVVQLIAKAGVKLDEGATPAADSLIVVTPFGHDATTAAVDEALDATRVVAIDTLFPLAAAQRRTLMTTPATSRAACETAHALFAADGVPVTVIRDSTGFVAQRVVATIVNIGCDIAQKQIATPDDIDLAVTLGLGYPRGPLALGDALGAKTVLTILRNIFSVLGDPRYRPSPWLARRAQLGLSLAQRDAADTETETQQ; from the coding sequence ATGACCTCTCGCAATTTCAGCATCGAGACTATCGGCATTGTCGGAACCGGTGCAATGGGCCGCGGCATCGCCCAGATTGCCGCGCTGGCGGGCCTCACCGTGCGTCTTTACGACACGAATCCCGCTGCGATCGGCGCCGCGCGCGACTACCTTGCCGAGACTTTCGCCAAATTGACCGCCAAAGGCAAGCTCGACCAGGCCCGCTCGCTAGCCGCGCTGGCGAATGTGAGCGGCGCGCAGGTCGTCGGCGATCTGGCCGATTGCGATCTGGTCGTCGAGGCGATCGTCGAAAAGCTCGATGTGAAGCAAGCGCTCTTTCGCGAACTCGAAACGGTGGTGAGCGGGCGCTGCGTGCTGGCGTCGAACACGTCGTCGTTGTCGATTACCGCGATTGCGGCGGGCTGCACGAATCCATCGCGGGTCGCCGGTTTTCACTTCTTCAATCCGGTTCCCCTGATGAAGGTCGTCGAAGTGATCGACGGTCTGCGCAGCGATCCCGCCGCCGGCGACGCGCTGATGGAACTCGCGCGCCGCATGGGCCACACGCCGGTGCGCGCGAAAGACATGCCCGGCTTCATCGTCAATCATGCCGGCCGCGGCATGAATACAGAGGGCTTGCGCGTGGCGGGCGAAGGCGTTGCGAGCTTCGCCGACATCGACCGCATCATGCGCGAGCAGGCCGGCTTTCGCCTCGGGCCGTTCGAACTGCTCGATCTGACCGCGCTCGACGTATCGCATCCGGTGATGGAATCGATCTATCACCAGTTCTATGAAGAACCGCGCTTCACGCCCTCGCCGATCACCGGCACGCGGCTCGCGGGCGGATTGATCGGCCGCAAGACGGGCGAGGGCTTCTACCGCTATGACGACGGCAAGCAGCAAGTGCCGGCAGAAGCGCCCGCGCCGACTGAGCTGCCCAACAGCGTGTGGGTCAGCAAGCGCTATCCGCAGGCGCATGAAGCCGTCGTGCAACTCATCGCCAAGGCCGGCGTAAAGCTCGACGAAGGCGCCACGCCCGCAGCCGACTCGCTGATCGTCGTGACACCGTTCGGTCATGACGCGACCACTGCCGCCGTCGACGAAGCACTCGACGCAACTCGCGTTGTCGCTATCGATACCCTATTCCCACTGGCCGCTGCGCAGCGCCGCACGCTGATGACGACACCTGCCACCAGTCGCGCCGCGTGCGAAACGGCGCACGCACTATTTGCCGCGGACGGCGTTCCCGTTACCGTGATTCGCGACTCGACGGGCTTCGTCGCGCAACGCGTGGTGGCCACCATCGTCAACATCGGCTGCGACATCGCACAAAAACAGATCGCGACGCCTGACGATATCGACCTCGCTGTCACGCTAGGCCTCGGCTACCCGCGCGGACCGCTCGCACTCGGCGATGCGCTCGGCGCGAAAACGGTCCTCACCATCTTGCGCAATATCTTCAGCGTGCTCGGCGATCCGCGCTATCGCCCGTCGCCCTGGCTTGCACGGCGCGCGCAACTTGGCCTGTCGCTCGCGCAACGCGACGCCGCCGACACTGAAACGGAGACGCAACAATGA
- a CDS encoding glutathione S-transferase: protein MIKLCGFALSNYYNKVKFVLLEHGIPFEEMLVLPSQEEAVLEHSPLGKVPYIQTEHGDLCESQCIVEYLAARFPDKAIFSADPWEAAKERELITFVDVHLELTARNLYKEAFFGGTVTDATKGRVEKLLAHHIAGFKRIAKFGPYLRGERFSVADAAGFVSLPLVGMATQTIYGRDFLLDAGVDWKSYVKAINVRPAAQRVTDDRKAYIAASRPA, encoded by the coding sequence ATGATCAAGCTGTGCGGTTTCGCGCTCTCGAACTATTACAACAAGGTCAAGTTCGTGCTGCTCGAACACGGCATTCCGTTTGAGGAAATGTTGGTGCTGCCGAGCCAGGAAGAGGCGGTGCTCGAGCATTCTCCGCTCGGCAAGGTGCCCTATATCCAGACCGAACACGGTGATCTGTGCGAGTCGCAATGCATCGTCGAGTATCTGGCCGCGCGTTTTCCCGACAAGGCGATTTTCTCCGCTGACCCGTGGGAAGCGGCCAAGGAGCGCGAGTTGATTACGTTCGTGGATGTGCATCTCGAACTGACCGCGCGCAATCTTTACAAGGAAGCATTCTTCGGTGGCACCGTGACCGACGCGACCAAGGGCCGCGTCGAGAAGCTGCTCGCGCACCACATTGCCGGTTTCAAGCGGATCGCGAAGTTCGGGCCGTATTTGCGCGGCGAGCGTTTTAGTGTCGCCGACGCCGCGGGTTTTGTGAGCTTGCCGCTGGTGGGCATGGCGACGCAGACCATCTACGGCCGCGATTTTCTGCTCGACGCCGGCGTGGACTGGAAAAGCTATGTGAAGGCGATCAACGTCCGGCCGGCCGCGCAACGTGTAACTGACGATCGCAAGGCGTATATCGCGGCCTCGCGCCCGGCCTGA
- a CDS encoding pyridoxal phosphate-dependent aminotransferase — MNAPHDTPMSPSFPSRLPDVGTTIFTVMSALATEKGAVNLGQGFPDFGCDPRIVDAVANAMRDGHNQYPPMAGAAPLRQAISDKIANLYGRRYDATSEITVTAGATQALLTAILCTVHPGDEVIVVEPTYDSYLPSIELAGGKPVFVTLDAPDYTIPFDRLAAAITPKTRLLLINTPHNPTGTVWRAEDMRKLEEIVRGTNVLILSDEVYEHMVYDGAPHESVARYPELAQRSFVVSSFGKTYHVTGWKIGYVAAPAALTAEFRKVHQFNVFTVNTPMQVGLAEYMKDPAPYLDLPTFYQKKRDFFRAGLANSRFRLLPCTGTYFQCVDYSAISDLPEAEFAQWLTGEIGVAAIPVSAFYHEAHESGVVRFCFAKQEATLATALDRLARL; from the coding sequence ATGAATGCACCGCACGACACGCCCATGAGTCCCTCGTTTCCGTCTCGCCTGCCGGACGTCGGCACGACGATTTTCACTGTGATGAGCGCGCTCGCCACCGAGAAAGGCGCGGTGAACCTCGGCCAGGGCTTTCCCGACTTCGGTTGCGACCCCCGTATCGTCGACGCGGTCGCGAACGCCATGCGCGACGGCCACAATCAATACCCGCCGATGGCCGGCGCCGCGCCGCTGCGTCAGGCGATTTCGGACAAGATCGCCAACCTGTACGGCCGCCGCTACGACGCCACGAGCGAGATCACCGTGACGGCGGGCGCCACGCAGGCACTGCTGACAGCGATTCTCTGCACCGTGCATCCGGGCGACGAAGTGATCGTGGTCGAGCCGACCTACGACAGCTACCTGCCGTCGATCGAACTGGCCGGCGGCAAGCCGGTATTCGTCACGCTCGACGCGCCCGACTACACGATTCCGTTCGACAGGCTCGCCGCCGCGATCACGCCGAAAACGCGACTCCTGCTGATCAATACGCCGCACAATCCGACCGGTACGGTCTGGCGCGCGGAAGACATGCGCAAGCTCGAAGAAATCGTCCGTGGCACCAACGTGCTGATTCTGTCCGACGAAGTCTATGAACACATGGTGTATGACGGCGCGCCGCACGAAAGCGTCGCGCGCTATCCGGAACTGGCGCAGCGCAGTTTCGTGGTGTCGAGCTTCGGCAAGACCTACCACGTTACCGGCTGGAAGATCGGCTACGTGGCCGCGCCCGCCGCGCTCACGGCTGAATTCCGCAAGGTGCACCAGTTCAACGTGTTCACGGTCAACACGCCGATGCAAGTCGGCCTCGCCGAATACATGAAGGATCCTGCACCGTATCTGGATCTCCCCACGTTTTATCAGAAGAAACGCGATTTCTTCCGCGCCGGTCTCGCGAATTCACGCTTCAGGCTGCTGCCTTGCACGGGCACCTACTTTCAGTGCGTCGATTATTCGGCGATCAGCGATTTGCCCGAAGCCGAATTTGCGCAGTGGCTGACCGGCGAGATCGGCGTCGCGGCAATCCCGGTGTCGGCGTTCTATCACGAGGCGCATGAATCAGGCGTGGTGCGCTTCTGCTTTGCCAAGCAGGAGGCCACCCTCGCCACCGCGCTCGACCGGCTGGCGCGGCTCTAG
- a CDS encoding putative toxin-antitoxin system toxin component, PIN family, which yields MPGSHASHGALRVVLDSNVWIDILVFDDPHTRPIRAALESGALAALIDARCLAELTYVLDYPQFVHRNVDKAAALAVVARLAQLVEPAAPAEDARPLPKCKDRDDQKFLELAHAAQADWLVSKDRAVLKLARRIARDFGFQIAQPAPFVIACMTAVDEPAPV from the coding sequence ATGCCCGGTTCCCATGCCTCACACGGCGCTTTGCGCGTCGTCCTCGATTCCAATGTGTGGATCGATATTCTCGTGTTCGACGATCCGCACACGCGGCCGATCCGCGCCGCGCTCGAAAGTGGCGCGCTGGCCGCGCTGATCGACGCGCGCTGCCTCGCCGAACTCACCTACGTGCTCGACTATCCGCAATTCGTCCATCGCAATGTGGACAAGGCGGCGGCGCTTGCCGTCGTTGCCCGCCTTGCGCAGCTGGTCGAGCCCGCCGCACCCGCGGAAGATGCCAGGCCGCTGCCCAAGTGCAAAGACCGCGACGATCAGAAGTTCCTCGAACTCGCGCACGCCGCACAGGCCGACTGGCTGGTGTCGAAAGACCGCGCGGTGTTGAAGCTTGCCAGGCGGATTGCGCGTGACTTCGGTTTTCAGATTGCACAGCCGGCGCCGTTCGTCATCGCCTGTATGACCGCGGTAGACGAACCCGCGCCCGTATGA
- the yaaA gene encoding peroxide stress protein YaaA: MIIVLSPAKSLDYETPPHVKKHTIPDFVDDAAELIGGLRLLSPQQIGSLMSISDQLAHLNFQRYAEWSPSFGTHNAKQAVLAFNGDVYEGFDARTLSSADLDYAQNHVRVLSGLYGLLRPLDLLQPYRLEMGTRFANTRGKDLYAFWGERITQALNAQLKKRAAASRVLVNCASGEYFKSVKPKVLEAPIVTPVFEDWKGGRYKIISFHAKRARGLMARYAVENRLDKPEQLKGFNAEGYAFDAEASNDSTYVFRRRIAD; encoded by the coding sequence ATGATAATCGTTCTGTCGCCGGCGAAATCGCTCGACTACGAAACCCCTCCGCATGTCAAAAAGCACACAATCCCCGATTTCGTCGACGATGCGGCCGAATTGATCGGCGGATTGCGCCTTTTGTCGCCGCAGCAGATCGGCTCGTTGATGAGCATTTCCGATCAGCTCGCGCACCTCAATTTCCAGCGTTACGCGGAATGGTCGCCCAGCTTCGGCACGCACAACGCCAAGCAGGCTGTGCTCGCGTTCAACGGAGATGTGTACGAAGGCTTCGATGCGAGAACGTTGTCGTCGGCCGATCTGGATTACGCGCAGAATCACGTGCGCGTGCTTTCAGGCCTGTACGGATTGCTGCGCCCGCTCGATCTGCTGCAACCGTACCGCCTCGAAATGGGCACGCGCTTTGCCAACACGCGCGGCAAGGATCTGTACGCGTTCTGGGGCGAGCGGATCACGCAGGCCTTGAACGCGCAATTGAAGAAGCGCGCTGCCGCCTCGCGCGTGCTGGTCAACTGCGCGTCGGGTGAGTACTTCAAGTCGGTCAAGCCCAAGGTGCTCGAAGCGCCGATCGTCACGCCGGTGTTCGAAGACTGGAAGGGCGGGCGCTACAAGATCATCAGCTTCCACGCAAAGCGCGCACGCGGCCTGATGGCGCGCTACGCGGTCGAAAACCGTCTCGACAAGCCCGAGCAACTGAAGGGCTTCAACGCCGAAGGCTACGCGTTCGACGCCGAAGCCTCGAACGATTCCACCTACGTATTCCGCCGCCGCATCGCTGACTAA
- a CDS encoding M14 family metallopeptidase, producing the protein MTLSITSNFDAGAIEVLACEDAGNIRLRVRPDSHAEFAQWFYFRLSGAAGERCVMTFENAAACAFAEGWRDYQAVASYDRVNWFRVPTSYDGRVLTIDHTPDFDRIYYAYFEPYSEERHSEFLGAIQQMPQATLTELGKTVEGRPMSLLTLGTPQTGDAPKKKIWLIARQHPGETMAEWFIEGLVKRLVGWGDWAGDPVARKLYDHAVFHIVPNMNPDGSVHGNLRTNATGANLNREWMEPDAVRSPEVLVVRDAIHATGCDLFFDIHGDEALPYVFVAGSEMLPGFTERQAEEQKAFIEAFKHASPDFQDTYGYAASKYREDALKLASKYIGNEFGCLSLTLEMPFKDNANLPDERVGWNGERSASLGAAMLQAILRHVETFA; encoded by the coding sequence ATGACGCTATCGATTACGAGCAACTTCGACGCGGGCGCGATCGAAGTGCTGGCCTGCGAAGACGCCGGCAACATCCGTTTGCGCGTGCGACCGGACAGTCACGCCGAATTCGCGCAGTGGTTTTACTTCCGTTTGTCCGGCGCGGCCGGCGAGCGCTGCGTGATGACCTTCGAAAATGCTGCGGCGTGCGCTTTCGCCGAAGGCTGGCGCGACTACCAGGCAGTGGCAAGCTATGACCGTGTGAACTGGTTCCGCGTGCCGACTTCCTACGACGGTCGCGTGTTGACGATCGACCACACGCCGGATTTCGACCGCATTTACTACGCTTATTTCGAGCCGTATAGCGAGGAACGTCACTCGGAGTTTCTCGGTGCGATCCAGCAGATGCCGCAGGCCACGCTCACGGAGTTGGGCAAGACCGTCGAAGGCCGGCCGATGTCGCTGTTGACGCTTGGCACACCGCAAACCGGCGACGCGCCCAAGAAGAAGATCTGGCTGATCGCGCGTCAGCATCCTGGTGAGACGATGGCTGAATGGTTTATCGAAGGTCTCGTCAAGCGTCTCGTGGGTTGGGGCGATTGGGCGGGCGACCCGGTGGCGCGCAAGCTTTACGATCACGCGGTGTTCCACATCGTGCCGAACATGAATCCGGACGGCAGCGTGCACGGCAATCTGCGCACCAACGCGACGGGTGCGAACCTGAACCGCGAATGGATGGAGCCGGACGCCGTGCGCAGTCCCGAGGTGCTGGTGGTGCGTGATGCGATTCACGCGACCGGTTGCGACCTCTTTTTCGATATCCACGGCGATGAGGCGCTGCCATACGTGTTCGTGGCCGGCTCCGAAATGCTGCCGGGTTTTACCGAGCGGCAGGCAGAGGAGCAGAAGGCGTTCATCGAAGCGTTCAAGCATGCGAGTCCGGATTTCCAGGACACGTACGGCTACGCCGCGAGCAAGTATCGTGAGGACGCGCTCAAGCTGGCTTCGAAGTACATCGGCAACGAATTCGGCTGTCTGTCGTTGACGCTGGAGATGCCGTTCAAGGACAACGCCAATCTGCCGGACGAGCGGGTAGGTTGGAACGGTGAACGTAGCGCGTCGCTGGGCGCGGCCATGCTACAGGCAATTTTGCGACACGTGGAGACGTTCGCCTAA
- a CDS encoding BspC domain-containing protein, whose translation MDRTNVPRRLLRLVGRLATFAASLSLICVAPAYADQLEQHNDLVNKFVNDMHADPLVADCAAHGNFVASTSTAFDHVEFPPSSFDSAHASVTPWNDSFDEGKQRVKVDNIVTVEGLGIRPSGGGEPADLKFRCGYVGAQMLAFSWNDPVPPARAHSAGSTGSRASSGKHKSVKGKHSASGKTTKKATGNSSKASSGQSSRATSSKSSSKSTAKKSSSKKTQ comes from the coding sequence ATGGATCGCACCAACGTACCGCGCCGATTGCTGCGGTTGGTCGGCCGGTTAGCAACATTTGCAGCGAGTCTCTCGCTCATTTGCGTTGCTCCCGCGTACGCCGATCAACTCGAACAGCACAACGATCTCGTCAACAAATTTGTCAATGACATGCATGCAGACCCGCTAGTCGCGGACTGCGCTGCTCATGGCAATTTTGTTGCAAGCACATCGACTGCCTTCGACCATGTCGAATTTCCACCCAGCTCATTTGATAGCGCGCATGCGTCGGTCACGCCCTGGAACGATTCGTTCGACGAGGGCAAGCAACGCGTCAAGGTGGACAACATCGTTACCGTCGAGGGCCTCGGTATCCGTCCGAGCGGCGGTGGAGAGCCAGCCGATCTCAAGTTCCGCTGCGGCTACGTAGGCGCCCAGATGCTGGCGTTCAGCTGGAACGATCCGGTGCCGCCGGCCCGTGCGCACAGCGCCGGGTCTACGGGATCGCGAGCGTCCTCGGGCAAGCATAAGAGTGTTAAGGGCAAGCACTCCGCCAGCGGAAAAACTACGAAGAAAGCGACCGGCAATTCCTCAAAGGCAAGCTCGGGTCAATCTTCGCGAGCGACCTCCAGCAAGTCGTCGAGCAAATCGACCGCGAAGAAGTCGTCGTCGAAAAAGACTCAATAA
- a CDS encoding energy-coupling factor ABC transporter permease: MGFLYTPLPFWVAVGGWVATAIVVALALWKNPFKRLQDGTLQHVWLAIIVAVSVLWASNAWLDDGTVMHLLGATLVVTLFDWALALMAMAIVTGLAAVVFDAPWQGIALTFLVFGALPVGISTLIQRASIAWLPRNLFMFIFGQGFVSPAIAVSLTAATALGVHITLADGSMTVVPVGYAFSVLLLATGEAWFTGMSTALIAVYRPAWVTTYDVRRYRLGGPRT, encoded by the coding sequence ATGGGTTTCCTCTACACACCGCTTCCGTTCTGGGTCGCTGTCGGTGGCTGGGTCGCCACTGCGATAGTGGTCGCGCTCGCGCTGTGGAAAAATCCTTTCAAACGACTTCAGGACGGCACACTCCAGCACGTCTGGCTCGCGATCATCGTCGCGGTGTCCGTGCTGTGGGCAAGCAACGCGTGGCTCGACGACGGTACTGTCATGCATCTGCTCGGCGCCACGCTGGTCGTCACATTATTCGATTGGGCGCTGGCGCTGATGGCCATGGCGATCGTCACCGGTCTGGCCGCTGTCGTCTTCGACGCCCCCTGGCAGGGCATCGCGCTGACCTTCCTCGTGTTCGGTGCGCTGCCTGTCGGTATCTCGACCTTGATCCAGCGCGCCAGCATTGCCTGGCTGCCGCGCAACCTCTTCATGTTTATCTTTGGCCAGGGTTTTGTCTCACCCGCCATTGCCGTGTCGCTCACGGCGGCTACGGCGCTCGGCGTTCACATCACGCTCGCAGACGGTTCCATGACCGTCGTGCCGGTCGGCTACGCCTTCAGCGTGCTTCTGCTCGCCACCGGGGAAGCCTGGTTCACGGGCATGTCGACGGCATTGATCGCGGTCTACCGCCCGGCGTGGGTTACCACCTATGATGTGCGTCGATATCGACTGGGCGGGCCACGCACCTGA
- a CDS encoding LuxR C-terminal-related transcriptional regulator — protein sequence MRFSILNSDAERRDGLKALLRQIDRLARFNEAQDWRQVERTLKRLRPDLLVIDWQDWMSVDDTRHLLSHYPDLRIAVLTDEVSPTAVRNLMDEGVLGVVPRETDPCLIVRAFEMVLLGGHYVPPGALALDPPLPPDAAIRPFDEKNPPPRRAKLSNGLSPRQEQIMRCVHMGSTNKMIARTLGISEGTVKIHLTSIFQQLGAPNRAAAVALYNGWLSAHLQVLRNDGDGQVRPAMGQAGVVPLRRRTLRRFQYPLPANDTADPLPMAAEPSTPYGDAPAGPAAEQVTQGSA from the coding sequence ATGCGATTCTCAATACTCAACTCAGACGCGGAACGACGCGATGGACTCAAAGCACTGCTGCGGCAAATCGACCGTCTGGCGCGCTTTAACGAAGCACAGGATTGGCGTCAGGTTGAGCGTACGCTCAAGCGCCTGCGGCCCGACCTGCTCGTGATCGATTGGCAGGACTGGATGTCCGTTGACGACACCCGTCATCTGCTCAGCCACTACCCGGACCTGCGCATTGCGGTGCTGACCGACGAGGTCTCTCCAACCGCCGTGCGGAACCTCATGGACGAAGGTGTGCTCGGCGTGGTTCCGCGCGAAACCGACCCGTGCCTGATCGTGCGCGCTTTTGAGATGGTTCTGCTGGGCGGTCACTATGTGCCGCCGGGCGCGTTGGCGCTCGATCCTCCGCTACCGCCGGATGCCGCCATCCGGCCGTTCGATGAAAAGAACCCACCACCGCGCCGGGCCAAACTTTCCAACGGTCTGTCGCCACGCCAAGAGCAGATCATGCGCTGCGTCCATATGGGCAGCACCAACAAGATGATCGCGCGCACGCTCGGCATCAGTGAAGGCACCGTCAAGATCCATCTGACCAGCATATTTCAGCAACTCGGCGCGCCTAATCGTGCCGCTGCGGTCGCGCTCTACAACGGCTGGTTGTCGGCTCATTTGCAAGTACTGCGCAACGATGGCGACGGTCAGGTTCGTCCGGCAATGGGGCAAGCCGGCGTGGTGCCGTTGCGGCGCCGCACACTGCGCCGCTTCCAGTACCCGTTGCCGGCGAACGACACGGCCGACCCGCTGCCAATGGCGGCCGAACCCAGCACGCCTTACGGCGACGCGCCCGCCGGGCCGGCAGCGGAACAGGTGACTCAAGGTTCGGCATAG